The following is a genomic window from Bosea sp. RAC05.
GCCTTCGAGACGCTGACCGCGAGCCTGCTCGGCCATCTCGCCAAGGAAACCCGCGACAAGGCGATGACCGATCTGCGCATCAAGGCGCAGAACGCCATCGACGTGCTGGTCCGCAACCTGTTCGAGCGTACGGCCGATATCGGCTTCCTCGCTGCCGACACCGACATCCGCGAGATGCTGGAGGCGCCGGTTTCGTCCGAGGCGCGCGCGGCCATCGAGGCGCGTTTCCGCGACTACGTCGCGAAGTACTCGGTCTATTCCGACATCGTGCTGGTCGACCGCGAGGGCGCGATCCGCGCCCGCCTGGCGTCCCATCCGGCGCAGGAGGCCCGCCACCCGATCGTCACGGAGGCGCTGACCTCGACCGGCGCCTATGTCGAGCATTACGGCCTCGTCGACTTCGTCGCCGACGAGAAGGCCCTGGTCTATGCCTGGCGCGTCGAGGATGCGGCCAAGCGCCCGCTCGGCGTGCTCGTCCTCGTCTTCCGGCTGGCCGACGAGATGGAGGGCATCTTCCGCAAGCTCCTGCCCGAGCATGACTGGACGGTGCTGGCCTGCGTCTCGCCCGAGGGCGAGGTGATCGCCGGCTCGTGCCCGATCCAGCTGCCGGCCGGCCTCAGGCTCTCCCCCTCCGCGCTCCAGGGGCGCGACCCGGTGATCCGCCTCGGCGGCCGGCAATATCTCGCCATGGCCTGCGGCACGGCGGGCTATCAGGGTTACATGGGGCCGGGCTGGCTCGGTCTCGGGCTGATCCCGCTCGAGGCGGCGTTCGACCAGGACGATGGCGAACTGGGCAAGAGCATCGGCGAGGATCTGCTCGCCGCGGTCACCAGCCGGGCCGGGCTGTTTTCGGACGAATTGCGCCATGTCTCGCGCCAGGCGGCGGCGATCCAGGGCGATCTCAACCGCTCGGTCTGGAACGGCTCGATCCGGCAGGCCGGCTCGACCGCCGCCAATGCCGCCTTCTCGAAGATCCTGCTCTGGGAGATCTCCAGCGCGGGCCGCAAGACGCAGGCCGTCTGCGACGCCTCGATCGGCGACCTGCACCGCACCGTCGTCGCCGCCATCATGGAGAAGTGCCGTTCGCGCGCCGCCTTCGCCATCGACGTGATGGACCGCAATCTGTACGAGCGCGCCAATGACTGCCGCTGGTGGGCGTTGAATGCGAGCTTCGCCCGGGTCCTGGCGGCGCCTTCGCCGGAGGGCCGCAGGCTCTGCGGCGAGATCCTCGCCACCATCAACGCGCTCTACACCGTCTACAGCAACCTCATCCTGTTCGACACGCAGGGCGTCGTCGTCGCCGTGTCGCAGCCGTCGCAGGCGCATCTCGTCGGGCAGAAGCTCGAGGCCGAATGGGCGGCCCGCACGCTCGCGCTGCGCACGGGGCAGCACTATGCCGTATCGGCCTTCGAGCCGACGCCGCTCTACGGCGAGGCCGCGACGCTGATCTACACCGCCGCGGTCCAGAGCCCGGTCGGGGGCAGGGCGCTCGGCGGCATCGCCATCGTCTTCGACTCGACCCCACAATTTTCGGCGATCCTCGCCGATTCGCTCCCGACCGACGAGGAAGGCGCGGCCCTGCCGGGGTCCTTCGCGCTGCTGGTGGACGGCGATGGCCGGATCATCTCCTCCAGCGATCCGCGTTTCCCCGTGGGTGCTCAAAGCCCGCTGCCGATCGATGCCGCCACGCTCGAGCGCGATGGCGATCTCGCCGGCATCCGCAGCTTCGAGGGCAAGCACATGGCGGTCGGCGCCGCGCTCTCGAAGGGCTATCGCGAATACAAGACCAGCGACGGTCACCGTGCCGACGTCGTGGCGCTCTGCGCGGTCCCGCTCGGCGAGGTCGCGACGGACGCAGGGGCGAAGACGGCGGTCGGGGGAGCAGGGCGGGGCGCGCTCGCGGCTCACAAGCCCGCCGACGGGGTCGAGGCCTTCGAGGTCGCGACCTTCCATATCGGTCGGCACTGGCTCGGCGTCCCGGCCCGCGACGTCATCGAGGCGGTCGACATCGCCGGCCTCAAGCCCTCGGCCAAGAAGGCGGGAGACGGCCTGCTCGCCGGCTACAAGCTGCATGAGGGCCAGCCGGTGCCCGTGCTGCGCCTCGCCCGGCTGCTCGGCATTCCCGATGCCTCCTCCGACGAGCAGCAGATCGTCATCGTGCGGGCGGCCGGCCGCACGCTCGGGCTCATCGTCGATGCGCTCGGCCTGATCCCCGAGATCGCGGCCTCGGAACTGCAGCCGCTGCGCGACCTGACCTCGAAGACCGACGTCCCCGCGCTCGGCGTCGTCGCGACCCGCAACGCCCGCGGCGAACCGGCGGGCATGCTGATGCTGCTCGATGTCGACCGCCTCGGTGCGCGCCTTCAGGGCGAAGGCGGACCGGCGCTGGTCCAGGCGGCGGAGTAGGCGCCGCTCAGCGGACCGGACACCAGTCCCAGAAGCCGGTCGTGCGCGCCGGCGTGGTATAGAACCAGCAATAGCCCGAACGCGGCGGCTGCCCGGCCCACGACACCGCCGCCGCCCCTGCGATGAAGCCGATCGCGGCGCCCGCCGCGATGGCCCCGCCCCGGTTCCAGTGGCGACGGGGATGGACGACGACGACATGCGCCGGCCTGTGGTGCCGGACAACCGTACGGCCGCGATAGACCTGTCCACGGTTGACATGGGAGCGGTTGACCTGCGGCCGCTGGCCGCGATGCGCCCGGTTCACTGATCCCTGGCGGTGATCCCGGACGCTCTGGCGCGAGACCTCGCGGCCGGAGCTGCGCACCTGCGCCTCGGCCGACCCTGTGCCGGGCACTGGAGGACTGAAGCCCGCCATGAAGGCGAACAACAGGGCGAGCGATTTCACCGTCAGATTCTTGCGCATGCGAACCTCCCTCACTGGCCTGGCCCCGGCGCCAGTGCCCCGTCTTCATCGAGAAGGCCTGGGCCTCGACCACCATGGCGCGGCGCCATGGCTGATGCACGCGCGGCGAGTCTCAGCATGACCGTCCTCTACGCCATGGACCCTTTCGGTTGAGTCCTTGCTAAAGCAAAACGAAAATGAAACTGTCATTACCCAAGGGAAAAATCCAGGGGGAACAGGACGATGACTGGAGTTCGACATAAATCTGCACTACTCGCTTTCTTGTCACTCTTCATTTTTGGCGATGTGAATTCAGCCGACGCGCAGCAGCGCTACCCCGGAGAGCGCTCAAGCTGCCCTCCCGGAACTGTCTTTGTACGTGAAACTGGCGACTGCGTTCAGCGCCGCAGGAGCGGTGGCTTTGATCGAGGCGAAGACGAGCGTGTCGATCGCCGGTCGGACAGACGGACGGAGCGGCGCCCCGACTATCGCGACGACCGTTACCGGGACCGGCGCGAATATCGGCCCGAGCCCCGCCGCGAAGTGAGCACGGTTTGCCGCTTCCGGAGCGGTCCGCGTGCCGGCACGTCGTTCGACTATGCTGCCTTTGGAATGGCTCCGATCGCGGTCGGCGGCCCCTGCAACGACGGCGTGGCCAGCCAGGGCGTTGTGGTCAGCAATCGCTATCGGCGCTAGAACGAATTTCGAGTTGATCGAATCTTGTGGGATTCTCAAAATCAGCGACGAGTTGATTTGGACTGGGCGCCAGATCGAAGGCCGGCTGGCATGTCGACAGCTCTTTTTGGGGTTGCCGGTCGAATGCGCTGGCTCATCTCGCCAGGGTGCCTTGGCCTTCACCTGCAGGAAATGACCTGTCTTGGCCGTTTCCACCGCACCTCGCTTGCCAGCCCCATCCTTTTCTGTCATACGCGCGGCCTTCGATCGCCCGGCTGATAAGGGCTGCCGTGGCGGTCGATCTTTGCTTCCAGCAAGCAAACATGAAGCGGCGCCGTTTGCGCGCTCGCGACCTATGAGGAGCGAAAATGCCCAAGATCAAGACGAAATCGGCCGCCAAGAAGCGGTTCAAGATCACCGGAACCGGCAAGGTTATGTACGCCCAGGCCGGCAAGCGTCACGGGATGATCAAGCGGACCAACAAGCAGCTCCGCAATCACCGCGGCACCACCGTCCTCTTCGAGGGCGATGCGGCCAACGTGAAGAAATATTTCCTCCCCAACGGCTGACGCCCCCTAACCTTTCCGGAGATCGAACATGGCTCGCGTGAAACGGGGCGTAACGTCCCATGCCAAGCACAAGAAGACACTCAAGGCCGCCAAGGGCTTCTATGGCCGCCGCAAGAACACGATCCGCGCCGCCAAGGCGGCCGTCGATCGCTCGATGCAGTACGCCTATCGCGACCGCAAGAACAAGAAGCGCTCGTTCCGCGCGCTCTGGATCCAGCGCCTGAACGCCTCGGTGCGTGAGCACGGCCTGGTCTATTCGGTGTTCATCAACGGCCTGCACAAGGCCGGCATCGAGCTCGACCGCAAGACCCTCTCGGCGATGGCCATCGACGACGCCGCCTCCTTCACGGCGGTGGTCGAGGCGGTCAAGGCCGCGCTCGCCGCCGAGCCGCAGGCCCAGGCCGCCTGAGCTTTCGGCTTCGACGAGATACGGAAAAAGGCCGGCAGCGATGCCGGCCTTTTTTGTTTGCTCAATGTCGTCATTCACGGGCGTAGCGAAGCGGAGACCCGAGAATCCCTTGAAGGAGATGCTCGGGTCTTCGCCCGAGCATGACGCGGATGCTCTAAGTCTGCACGCCATCCTCCGTCGCCGGGCGCCAGTTGTCGCCCGCGCCCTCGACGATGCGGGCATAGGCCTCCTCCGGCGTATCGGCATAGGCGAAGAGGGCGAGGTCCTGCGCCCGGATCAGCCCGGCCTGCGCCATCACCTCGAGGTTCAGCAACGCCTGCCAGTAGGCGCGGTCGTAGAGCACGATCGGGACGGGGCGCATCTTGCCGGTCTGCACCAGCGTCAAGATCTCGAAGAGTTCGTCGAGCGTGCCGAAGCCGCCGGGGAAGACCACCAGTGCGGCTGCCCGCATCGCCAGATGCATCTTGCGCATCGCGAAATAATGGAAGCGGAAGGTCAGATCCGGTGTCGACCAGGCGTTGGGCTCCTGCTCATGCGGAAGCGTGATGTTGAAGCCGATCGAGAGCGCGCCGGCCTCCGTCGCACCGCGATTGGCGGCTTCCATGATGCCCGGCCCGCCGCCGGTGGCGATGACGTGGTCGCGCCCGAGATCGCCCGGCGCCAGCGCGCCGCCGCGCTCCGAGGCGAGCTTGGCGAAGGCCCGCGCCGCCTCGTACCAGGGCTCTCCCTCCCGCACCCGCGCCGAGCCGAAGACGACGATCGTCGAGAGGATGCCGCGGGCGCGCAAGTGGTCCTCGGCCTTCTGGTATTCGAGCATGAAGCGCACGCCGCGCGTCGAATCGCCGAGGATGAAGTCGGGGTCGAGCGCCGCCAGGCGGTAGGAGGGCGAGGCCTTCTGCGCCGTGCTGTCGCGCGGCGGGACGTCGGCTTTGGGCATCGCAGCGATTCCTGTCCGGGTTGGGCGTCAGCCTACGCCAGATAGGAACGCAGCACCGCCACCATCCGATCCGCGCCGGTGTTGTGCGGCAGCAGCGTCAGGAAACGCCCGTCGCGGTCCATCAGATAGGTCAGCGAGCCATGGTCGACGCTGTGCTCGCCGGGGCCGTGATGCGGCAGCGTCAGCTTGCGCCGGTGGACCTTGTAGGCCTTCGCCACCGCGGCGATCTGCGCCTCGCTGCCGGTCAGCCCGATCAGGCGGGGATGGAAGGCGCCGACATAGGCCGCCAGCACGGCGGGCGTGTCATGGGCGGGATCGACGGTGACGAAGAGCGGCGCGACGCGATCCGCCAGCGGGCCGAGCCCGTCCAGCGCCTGCGCGATCGTCGGCAGGTCGATCGGGCAGGTGTCGGTGCAGCGGGTGAAGCCGAAATAGACCAGCATGAAGCGCCCACGGAAGTCGCCGTCGCTGACGGCCTTGCCGCTGTGGTCCACCAGCGAGAACGGCCCGCCGAACCGCCCCGCCAGCGGATCGGGCCGGGGGGAGGCCGCGGCGTGCCCGGCATGGCCGTGATGCTGCGCCAGCGCCGGCAGGCTCCAGCCGGCGGCGAGCCCGGCCAGCAGAGCGCGTCGCGTCGGGCTTGCCCGCATCCTCGCGCTCAGGGCTTCGGCTTGGGCACGAGGCCCTTGATACCGAGCGGGCCGGTCTCGGCGATGATCGCATTCGCCTCCGGATCGGCCCGCCACCATTCCGGCGCGGCGCCGTTGCGGGCCTCCCATTGCGTCTTGAAGCGCTCGGTCGGCGTGAACGGGGCTGTACTGCCGGCCTCGCGGACGCCCTGCGCGAAGAACAGGGTGATCGCCGGGTTCTCGATCAAGAGCCCGTCAGCCTCGACCTCCCGGCCGCAGAAGCCGGCGAGATCGGGCGCAGCCCCGGCGAAATCGACCTGCCCCTTGCCGACCAGCCGGAAGCGCCCATCCGCATCGAGAATGCCGAGCTGGCGCTTGCCGGCGCCGCAATCGGGCGCGCAGACGCCCTTGAGATGGCAGAGCGCCTCGATGACGCGCCCCTTCAGCACGACCGGCTTTTCGTGCGGGATGCCCCAGGGCTCGGCGGCCTGGGCGACGACCG
Proteins encoded in this region:
- a CDS encoding chemotaxis protein CheW, with the translated sequence MPTLREGFEIDPALAGLIRHMRAIDDYRQVFDRLQASWDTLTLLGQLSGNATEMSGTRSAFETLTASLLGHLAKETRDKAMTDLRIKAQNAIDVLVRNLFERTADIGFLAADTDIREMLEAPVSSEARAAIEARFRDYVAKYSVYSDIVLVDREGAIRARLASHPAQEARHPIVTEALTSTGAYVEHYGLVDFVADEKALVYAWRVEDAAKRPLGVLVLVFRLADEMEGIFRKLLPEHDWTVLACVSPEGEVIAGSCPIQLPAGLRLSPSALQGRDPVIRLGGRQYLAMACGTAGYQGYMGPGWLGLGLIPLEAAFDQDDGELGKSIGEDLLAAVTSRAGLFSDELRHVSRQAAAIQGDLNRSVWNGSIRQAGSTAANAAFSKILLWEISSAGRKTQAVCDASIGDLHRTVVAAIMEKCRSRAAFAIDVMDRNLYERANDCRWWALNASFARVLAAPSPEGRRLCGEILATINALYTVYSNLILFDTQGVVVAVSQPSQAHLVGQKLEAEWAARTLALRTGQHYAVSAFEPTPLYGEAATLIYTAAVQSPVGGRALGGIAIVFDSTPQFSAILADSLPTDEEGAALPGSFALLVDGDGRIISSSDPRFPVGAQSPLPIDAATLERDGDLAGIRSFEGKHMAVGAALSKGYREYKTSDGHRADVVALCAVPLGEVATDAGAKTAVGGAGRGALAAHKPADGVEAFEVATFHIGRHWLGVPARDVIEAVDIAGLKPSAKKAGDGLLAGYKLHEGQPVPVLRLARLLGIPDASSDEQQIVIVRAAGRTLGLIVDALGLIPEIAASELQPLRDLTSKTDVPALGVVATRNARGEPAGMLMLLDVDRLGARLQGEGGPALVQAAE
- the rpmI gene encoding 50S ribosomal protein L35, with amino-acid sequence MPKIKTKSAAKKRFKITGTGKVMYAQAGKRHGMIKRTNKQLRNHRGTTVLFEGDAANVKKYFLPNG
- the rplT gene encoding 50S ribosomal protein L20, which gives rise to MARVKRGVTSHAKHKKTLKAAKGFYGRRKNTIRAAKAAVDRSMQYAYRDRKNKKRSFRALWIQRLNASVREHGLVYSVFINGLHKAGIELDRKTLSAMAIDDAASFTAVVEAVKAALAAEPQAQAA
- a CDS encoding TIGR00730 family Rossman fold protein, with translation MPKADVPPRDSTAQKASPSYRLAALDPDFILGDSTRGVRFMLEYQKAEDHLRARGILSTIVVFGSARVREGEPWYEAARAFAKLASERGGALAPGDLGRDHVIATGGGPGIMEAANRGATEAGALSIGFNITLPHEQEPNAWSTPDLTFRFHYFAMRKMHLAMRAAALVVFPGGFGTLDELFEILTLVQTGKMRPVPIVLYDRAYWQALLNLEVMAQAGLIRAQDLALFAYADTPEEAYARIVEGAGDNWRPATEDGVQT
- a CDS encoding SCO family protein is translated as MRASPTRRALLAGLAAGWSLPALAQHHGHAGHAAASPRPDPLAGRFGGPFSLVDHSGKAVSDGDFRGRFMLVYFGFTRCTDTCPIDLPTIAQALDGLGPLADRVAPLFVTVDPAHDTPAVLAAYVGAFHPRLIGLTGSEAQIAAVAKAYKVHRRKLTLPHHGPGEHSVDHGSLTYLMDRDGRFLTLLPHNTGADRMVAVLRSYLA